From a single Endozoicomonas euniceicola genomic region:
- the rsmB gene encoding 16S rRNA (cytosine(967)-C(5))-methyltransferase RsmB translates to MARKSSVRLAAATAVTRVISGESLSQVLPDLQETLPKKDQALLAELCYGTLRYYFRLSAWLNKLVDKPLKKKEQVVHSLILVGLYQLFYTRIPAHAAIGETVQVTRSMGKAWARGLVNGVLRNAQRNSDELNDLDDQDSDHFDEICATAHPAWLIGKLKKGWPEHWQGILKANNSQPPMTLRVNEKHLSRDRYLKKLLDHCIQASPSTIAPQAITLAKPVPVDELPGFAEGWVSVQDESAQLAGVLIDTKSGEKVLDACCAPGGKTCHLLELNEGIKLDALDVDDKRLARVQQNLDRIGLSARLMHGDGTQPEQWWDNQLYDHILLDAPCSATGVIRRHPDIKLLRQPEDIDALARLQQRIFNTMWTLLKPGGTLLYATCSVMPAENSKQVEAFLSSHPDACLQTIEGNWGYDTGFGRQIFPGSGDGFFYSLIKKQA, encoded by the coding sequence ATGGCCAGAAAATCTTCTGTAAGGCTGGCCGCGGCCACTGCCGTTACCAGGGTCATATCCGGTGAATCCCTGAGTCAGGTTCTGCCTGATCTGCAGGAAACCTTGCCAAAAAAAGATCAGGCTCTGCTGGCCGAGCTCTGTTACGGCACACTGCGCTACTACTTCCGCCTCAGTGCCTGGCTGAACAAGCTGGTTGATAAGCCGCTCAAAAAGAAGGAGCAGGTGGTACACAGCCTGATTCTGGTGGGGTTGTACCAGCTGTTCTACACCCGCATTCCGGCACACGCCGCCATCGGGGAAACCGTTCAGGTGACGCGCAGCATGGGCAAAGCCTGGGCGAGAGGGCTGGTTAATGGCGTCCTGCGTAATGCCCAGCGTAATAGTGACGAGCTGAACGACCTGGACGATCAGGACAGCGACCATTTCGATGAAATCTGCGCCACCGCCCATCCGGCATGGTTAATCGGTAAGCTGAAAAAAGGCTGGCCAGAACACTGGCAGGGTATTCTCAAGGCGAACAACAGCCAGCCCCCCATGACTCTGCGAGTCAATGAGAAACACCTGTCCCGTGATCGCTATCTGAAAAAGCTGCTGGATCATTGCATTCAGGCTTCACCGTCCACCATAGCCCCCCAGGCCATCACTCTGGCAAAGCCTGTGCCTGTGGATGAGCTGCCAGGCTTTGCCGAGGGCTGGGTCAGCGTTCAGGATGAATCTGCGCAACTGGCTGGTGTCTTGATTGATACGAAATCTGGCGAAAAGGTTCTCGACGCCTGCTGTGCTCCGGGAGGTAAAACCTGCCACCTGCTCGAGTTAAACGAGGGTATAAAGCTGGACGCACTGGATGTGGATGACAAGCGACTGGCAAGGGTTCAGCAGAACCTTGACCGTATCGGCTTATCCGCCCGCCTGATGCATGGCGATGGTACACAGCCTGAGCAGTGGTGGGACAATCAACTGTACGACCATATTCTGCTGGATGCTCCCTGTTCAGCAACCGGGGTTATACGCCGGCACCCGGACATCAAGTTACTGCGTCAACCGGAAGACATTGATGCACTGGCCCGGTTACAGCAACGCATTTTCAATACCATGTGGACATTGCTTAAACCGGGCGGCACTCTGTTATACGCTACCTGTTCAGTCATGCCTGCTGAAAACAGCAAACAGGTTGAAGCATTTCTGAGCAGCCACCCGGACGCCTGCCTGCAAACCATTGAAGGCAACTGGGGTTATGACACCGGATTTGGACGACAGATTTTCCCCGGTAGTGGGGATGGATTCTTTTATAGCCTGATCAAAAAACAGGCATAG
- the glyQ gene encoding glycine--tRNA ligase subunit alpha, producing MTAQSTPDIKTFQGLILALQQFWAKQGCVIMQPLDMEVGAGTFHPATFLRAIGPENWNSAYVQPSRRPTDGRYGENPNRLQHYYQFQVVMKPSPANIQDLYLDSLREMGIDPLVHDIRFVEDNWESPTLGAWGLGWEVWMNGMEVTQFTYFQQVGGIECFPVTGEITYGLERLAMYIQGVDNVYDLVWTEGPQGTVTYGDVFLQQEVEMSTFNFEHADTQELFHQFNFFEGESARLVELNLPLPAYEYVLKASHTFNLLDARHAISVTERQRYILRVRTLARAVAKAYFDARHKLGFPMASDEIREDALNEISAQQLSAQEKK from the coding sequence GTGACTGCTCAAAGCACGCCTGACATCAAAACATTCCAGGGCCTCATTCTTGCCCTGCAGCAATTCTGGGCCAAACAGGGTTGCGTGATCATGCAACCACTGGATATGGAAGTAGGAGCTGGCACTTTTCACCCTGCCACCTTCCTGCGTGCCATTGGTCCTGAAAACTGGAACTCTGCCTATGTGCAGCCAAGCCGCCGTCCAACCGATGGCCGCTATGGTGAGAACCCCAACCGTCTGCAGCACTACTACCAGTTTCAGGTAGTGATGAAGCCTTCCCCGGCGAATATTCAGGACCTGTACCTGGACTCCCTGCGCGAGATGGGCATTGACCCTCTGGTACACGATATTCGTTTTGTAGAAGACAACTGGGAATCCCCGACCCTGGGTGCCTGGGGTCTGGGCTGGGAAGTCTGGATGAACGGTATGGAAGTGACTCAGTTCACTTACTTCCAGCAGGTCGGTGGCATTGAATGCTTCCCGGTCACCGGTGAGATCACTTACGGTCTGGAACGTCTGGCCATGTATATTCAGGGCGTGGACAACGTTTACGACCTGGTATGGACAGAAGGCCCCCAGGGTACTGTCACCTACGGCGACGTGTTCCTGCAGCAGGAAGTGGAAATGTCCACTTTCAACTTCGAGCATGCCGACACTCAGGAACTGTTCCACCAGTTCAATTTCTTTGAAGGTGAGTCTGCCCGCCTGGTTGAGCTAAACCTGCCTCTGCCTGCTTACGAGTATGTGCTGAAAGCTTCCCACACCTTCAACCTGCTGGATGCCCGTCATGCCATTTCGGTTACTGAGCGTCAGCGCTACATCCTGCGAGTACGGACACTGGCCCGCGCTGTGGCTAAAGCTTACTTCGACGCACGCCATAAGCTGGGCTTCCCAATGGCCAGCGATGAGATTCGTGAAGACGCTCTTAATGAAATAAGTGCGCAACAGCTCTCTGCTCAGGAGAAAAAGTAA
- the trkA gene encoding Trk system potassium transporter TrkA, translating into MKIIILGAGQVGGTLAENLASEENDITVVDTDGERLRELQDRIDIRTIQGMASFPSVLKQAGADEADMLVAVTNSDEVNMISCQIAYTMFHTPAKIARIRQAAYLSRDNLFGDDALPVDVLISPEQVVTNYIRRLLERPGALQVLDFAGGRAQLVAMKAYYGGPLVGQELRYLKEHMPNVESRVAAIFRRGQPIMPKGTTVLEADDEVFFIADRRHIRDVMSEMQRLDDDYKRIIIAGGGNIGLRLAQSAENDFKVKIIERSMSRCQFLSETLTKAMVFNGNASDKELLIAENIEETDVFCALTNDDEANVMAAMLAKRLGARKVMALINNPAYVDLVQGGEIDIAISPQLATIGSLLKHVRKGDVVNVHSLRRGAAEAMEAIAHGDENSSKVVGRTVQEVELPPGTTIGAIVRNDEVLIAHDTTRIESGDHIILFLTNKKRIHEVERLFQVGLGFF; encoded by the coding sequence ATGAAGATTATCATTCTTGGGGCAGGTCAGGTGGGTGGAACCCTCGCTGAAAACCTTGCCAGTGAGGAAAATGATATCACCGTAGTCGACACCGATGGTGAGCGACTCCGGGAGCTGCAGGACAGAATTGATATTCGTACCATACAGGGAATGGCGTCTTTCCCCTCAGTACTCAAGCAGGCTGGGGCTGATGAAGCGGATATGCTGGTTGCCGTCACCAACAGTGACGAAGTCAACATGATCTCATGCCAGATTGCCTACACCATGTTTCATACACCTGCCAAAATTGCCCGAATCCGACAGGCAGCGTATCTGAGCAGAGACAACCTGTTTGGTGACGATGCTCTGCCGGTAGACGTCCTGATCAGTCCGGAGCAAGTGGTGACTAACTACATCAGACGCTTGCTGGAACGCCCCGGGGCTTTGCAGGTTCTGGATTTTGCCGGAGGGCGCGCCCAGCTTGTGGCTATGAAAGCATACTACGGTGGTCCGCTGGTTGGTCAGGAGCTGCGTTATCTGAAAGAGCATATGCCAAACGTCGAGAGTCGTGTGGCTGCCATTTTCCGCCGGGGTCAGCCGATCATGCCCAAGGGGACAACGGTTCTGGAAGCAGACGACGAAGTCTTTTTTATTGCCGACCGTCGTCATATTCGTGATGTGATGAGCGAGATGCAGCGCCTGGATGACGATTATAAACGTATTATTATTGCCGGGGGCGGCAATATCGGTTTGCGGCTGGCGCAATCGGCGGAAAATGATTTCAAGGTTAAAATCATTGAGCGCAGTATGTCACGCTGCCAGTTCCTGTCGGAAACGCTGACCAAGGCCATGGTTTTCAACGGCAATGCTTCCGATAAAGAGTTACTGATCGCAGAAAATATTGAAGAAACGGATGTGTTCTGCGCTCTGACCAACGATGACGAAGCCAACGTTATGGCGGCCATGCTTGCCAAAAGGCTCGGTGCCCGCAAGGTGATGGCACTGATCAACAACCCTGCCTACGTTGACCTGGTACAGGGGGGTGAAATTGATATTGCGATATCACCACAGCTGGCGACAATAGGCAGCCTGCTGAAGCATGTCCGCAAGGGCGACGTGGTCAACGTACACTCTCTGCGTCGTGGCGCGGCAGAGGCTATGGAAGCCATTGCCCATGGCGATGAGAATTCATCGAAAGTGGTAGGGCGCACGGTTCAGGAGGTGGAGTTGCCACCGGGCACTACCATTGGCGCTATTGTCCGTAACGATGAGGTGTTGATTGCACACGACACAACTCGTATTGAGTCCGGCGATCATATTATTCTGTTCCTGACCAATAAAAAACGCATCCACGAAGTGGAGCGACTTTTTCAGGTGGGTCTGGGATTTTTCTGA
- the lpcA gene encoding D-sedoheptulose 7-phosphate isomerase, with protein sequence MYQSLIRQELEEAQQVLDRFLNDESCINAINDAARLITESFKNRGKVISCGNGGSHCDAMHFAEELTGRYRDNRPAYPAIAISDVSHLSCVSNDYGYDHVFSRYIEGVGFEGDVLLGISTSGNSGNIISAIEAARKKGMKVVLLSGKDGGKMAGIADVEIRVPHFGYADRIQEVHIKAIHIMIQLIEKLMAE encoded by the coding sequence ATGTACCAGTCACTTATTCGACAAGAACTTGAAGAAGCACAACAAGTGCTGGATCGTTTCCTGAACGATGAGAGCTGTATCAATGCTATTAATGATGCCGCCAGACTGATTACTGAGTCATTTAAAAATCGTGGCAAGGTTATTTCCTGTGGCAACGGTGGCTCTCATTGTGATGCCATGCATTTTGCAGAAGAGTTAACTGGCCGTTATCGGGATAACCGTCCAGCCTATCCAGCCATTGCTATTTCAGATGTCAGTCACCTATCCTGCGTTTCCAATGATTATGGCTATGACCATGTCTTTTCCCGTTACATTGAAGGGGTTGGATTTGAGGGGGATGTCCTGTTGGGAATCAGCACCAGTGGGAACTCCGGAAACATCATCTCAGCCATTGAAGCGGCAAGAAAGAAAGGCATGAAGGTTGTTTTATTAAGTGGCAAGGATGGCGGCAAAATGGCTGGAATCGCCGATGTAGAAATACGGGTTCCGCATTTTGGTTATGCAGATCGTATTCAGGAAGTACATATCAAAGCGATCCACATTATGATTCAACTCATTGAAAAGCTGATGGCGGAATAA
- the gmhB gene encoding D-glycero-beta-D-manno-heptose 1,7-bisphosphate 7-phosphatase: MNTLIILDRDGVVNEDSDNYIRSVDEWIPVPGSIEAIARLSKAGYTLAVATNQSGIARGYYPLSELEAMHTRMNQLVQEQGGHIDCVRYCPHGPDEGCQCRKPETGLVDQIEQHLNMSASGAWLVGDSLKDLQCARRKHCQPALVRTGKGERTLAKGEGLEGVPVFESLADFADHLLGHF, translated from the coding sequence ATGAACACACTAATTATTCTTGATCGTGACGGAGTGGTTAACGAAGACTCCGATAACTACATTCGCTCCGTGGATGAATGGATTCCAGTTCCCGGCAGTATTGAAGCCATCGCCAGGTTAAGTAAAGCAGGTTATACCCTTGCTGTTGCAACCAACCAGTCAGGTATTGCCAGGGGGTATTACCCACTCTCTGAACTGGAAGCCATGCACACCAGAATGAACCAGCTGGTTCAGGAGCAGGGCGGTCATATAGATTGCGTCAGATACTGTCCCCATGGACCTGACGAAGGTTGCCAGTGCAGAAAGCCGGAAACCGGTCTGGTTGACCAGATTGAACAACACCTTAATATGTCCGCCAGTGGTGCCTGGCTTGTTGGCGACTCATTAAAAGACCTGCAATGCGCGAGACGTAAACACTGCCAGCCTGCACTGGTAAGAACAGGGAAAGGTGAAAGGACTCTGGCAAAGGGCGAGGGGTTGGAAGGTGTTCCGGTGTTTGAATCACTGGCTGACTTTGCGGATCATTTGCTGGGGCATTTCTGA
- a CDS encoding lysophospholipid acyltransferase family protein, with amino-acid sequence MSVVVYSLRTILLYLALTVWTVCWSSFMLIGLPLAPFRKRHTLVKIWAHVTINLARWIAGVKWEIKGKENIPDTPCVIVSNHQSSWETFFLQTLFTPQTQVIKKSLLNIPFFGWAFRLTKPIAIDRDDPRRSLQQIVEQGKQALKQNVWVLIFPEGTRIPNGDLGKFSRGGINLARKAERNILPVAHNAGSCWPNSSWIKRPGTITVHIGKEISIEEKTPAQLNEESRQWIEKALEEMNNR; translated from the coding sequence ATGTCCGTTGTCGTATATAGTTTAAGAACCATTCTACTCTACCTGGCTTTGACTGTATGGACAGTCTGCTGGTCGTCATTCATGTTGATAGGGTTGCCGCTGGCTCCCTTCAGAAAAAGACATACCCTGGTAAAAATCTGGGCCCATGTCACCATCAACCTGGCTCGCTGGATTGCCGGGGTAAAATGGGAAATTAAGGGAAAGGAGAATATTCCGGACACTCCCTGTGTCATTGTCAGTAACCATCAGAGTTCCTGGGAAACGTTCTTTCTGCAGACATTGTTTACCCCTCAAACCCAGGTGATTAAAAAGTCACTGTTGAATATTCCCTTTTTTGGCTGGGCTTTTCGACTGACTAAGCCCATTGCTATTGATCGTGACGATCCGAGGCGCTCTCTGCAACAGATCGTAGAGCAGGGGAAACAGGCTTTGAAGCAGAATGTCTGGGTGTTGATTTTTCCCGAAGGAACCCGGATTCCTAACGGTGATCTTGGAAAATTTTCCCGGGGAGGCATTAATCTTGCCCGCAAAGCAGAAAGGAATATCTTACCTGTCGCCCACAATGCCGGCAGCTGCTGGCCTAATAGCTCATGGATAAAACGTCCTGGCACAATCACGGTGCATATTGGTAAGGAAATCAGTATTGAAGAAAAGACGCCAGCTCAGTTGAATGAGGAGTCCAGGCAGTGGATTGAAAAGGCGCTTGAAGAAATGAACAACCGCTGA
- the fmt gene encoding methionyl-tRNA formyltransferase, protein MKSLKIVFAGTPEFASAHLQAVLDTHHEVIAVYTQPDRPAGRGRKLKPGPVKELAQQHNIPVYQPKTLRDEAAQQELADLNADLMIVVAYGLILPQVVLDTPKHGCINVHGSILPRWRGAAPIQRAIAAGDKESGVTIMQMDAGLDTGDMLIKAHCPINESDTSSDLHDRLIEVGQPALVAALDGIAEDTLIAEKQDDAEACYAHKMSKEEARIDWSRPVSELHNLVRAFNPWPVATAEFEGLAIRIWEASVVDDAVTNESDKGPGTLLRADKKGLDIVCQSGILRVTKVQLPGSKAMSVSDLLNSKKELFTTGKRFS, encoded by the coding sequence ATGAAAAGCCTGAAAATCGTCTTTGCCGGTACGCCGGAGTTTGCCAGTGCGCATCTGCAAGCTGTACTCGATACACATCATGAAGTCATTGCTGTCTACACACAGCCAGACCGCCCGGCCGGGCGGGGACGCAAACTGAAGCCAGGCCCGGTGAAAGAGCTGGCACAGCAGCACAACATTCCGGTTTACCAGCCAAAGACACTGCGTGATGAAGCCGCACAGCAGGAACTGGCAGACCTGAACGCCGATCTGATGATCGTTGTCGCTTACGGACTGATACTGCCCCAGGTCGTTCTGGATACCCCAAAACACGGCTGCATCAATGTGCATGGCTCTATTCTGCCTCGCTGGCGCGGTGCAGCCCCTATTCAGCGGGCGATTGCAGCCGGTGATAAAGAGTCCGGCGTCACGATAATGCAAATGGATGCCGGACTGGATACGGGTGACATGCTGATCAAGGCCCACTGCCCAATCAATGAATCGGATACCTCTTCAGATCTGCACGACCGACTTATTGAAGTGGGTCAGCCAGCCTTGGTCGCAGCGCTTGACGGGATTGCCGAAGACACTCTGATCGCTGAAAAGCAAGACGATGCTGAGGCCTGCTATGCCCACAAGATGAGCAAGGAAGAAGCCAGGATTGACTGGAGCCGCCCGGTTTCAGAACTGCACAACCTGGTGCGGGCATTTAACCCATGGCCTGTTGCAACCGCTGAATTTGAGGGTTTGGCGATTCGGATCTGGGAAGCCAGCGTCGTAGATGACGCTGTCACTAACGAGTCAGACAAGGGGCCAGGCACCCTGCTCAGAGCCGATAAGAAAGGGCTGGATATCGTCTGCCAAAGCGGTATCCTGCGCGTTACCAAAGTACAACTTCCCGGTAGCAAAGCGATGTCTGTCAGCGACCTGCTGAATAGCAAAAAAGAGTTGTTCACAACCGGAAAACGGTTCAGCTAA
- a CDS encoding TrkH family potassium uptake protein, giving the protein MQFTVVLPVLGFLLMVFSLSNIPPMMVALIYGEAEVSLFICTFLLTLLGGLSMWLPYRKIQGNMRIRDGFVITVLFWLVLGLVGSLPFLMMKVPSLSVTDAIFESMSGLTTTGATILTGLDHMPRSILFYRQQLQWFGGMGIIVLAVAIMPMLGIGGMQLYRTETPGPVKDTKLTPRIKETAKALWKLYVALTVTCAIGYKLAGMDWFDAISHSFSTVAIGGFSTHDASIGYFQSPLINGMTTFFMFVAGINFALHFFAWRNKTLSHYPGDSETKGYVLILLTVALITVLTLYLSDTYSLWKAVEYGVFEVVSIATTTGYSSSGFSIWPTFLPLLLFINSFVGGCSGSTAGGMKVVRIMLIFKQGIRELHRLVHPNAIITIKLGGQPVHSRTGEAVWGFFATYVFLLVVMFLLLMATGLDIVTAFSTVASCMNNLGPALGEAAGNYESLPDVAKWILTFAMLLGRLEIFTLLVLFTPVFWRY; this is encoded by the coding sequence ATGCAATTTACAGTGGTTCTGCCCGTTCTGGGCTTCCTATTGATGGTATTCAGTCTGTCGAATATCCCGCCCATGATGGTCGCGTTAATCTATGGCGAGGCCGAGGTTTCACTCTTTATCTGCACGTTCTTGCTGACGTTACTGGGCGGGCTGTCCATGTGGCTTCCCTACCGGAAGATACAGGGCAATATGAGAATCCGGGACGGTTTTGTCATTACGGTGCTGTTCTGGCTGGTTCTCGGGCTGGTTGGCTCTTTGCCTTTTCTGATGATGAAAGTGCCTTCATTGTCAGTGACTGACGCGATCTTTGAATCCATGTCAGGGCTGACCACCACCGGAGCGACCATTCTCACCGGGCTCGACCACATGCCACGTTCGATCCTGTTTTATCGCCAGCAGCTCCAGTGGTTTGGCGGGATGGGAATCATCGTTCTTGCCGTCGCCATCATGCCAATGCTGGGCATTGGCGGCATGCAGCTGTATCGCACGGAAACCCCCGGGCCAGTAAAAGACACCAAGCTGACACCTCGTATCAAGGAAACCGCCAAAGCACTCTGGAAGCTTTATGTAGCCTTAACCGTCACCTGCGCCATTGGCTATAAGCTGGCAGGCATGGACTGGTTCGATGCCATCAGCCACAGCTTCTCAACCGTTGCCATCGGTGGCTTCTCAACCCACGATGCCAGCATTGGTTATTTCCAGTCCCCCCTGATTAATGGAATGACGACTTTTTTCATGTTTGTTGCGGGTATTAACTTTGCCCTGCATTTCTTTGCCTGGCGCAACAAAACCCTCTCCCATTATCCAGGGGACTCGGAAACCAAAGGGTATGTACTAATCCTCTTAACCGTTGCCCTGATTACGGTGCTGACCCTGTATCTGTCGGATACTTATAGTCTCTGGAAAGCGGTTGAGTACGGTGTCTTTGAAGTGGTGTCAATTGCCACAACAACCGGTTATTCAAGCAGCGGTTTCTCAATCTGGCCCACCTTTCTGCCACTGTTGCTGTTTATTAACAGTTTTGTCGGGGGGTGTTCCGGTTCAACAGCGGGCGGCATGAAAGTGGTGCGCATCATGCTCATCTTCAAACAGGGCATTCGGGAGTTGCATCGTCTGGTTCATCCTAACGCAATTATTACGATCAAACTGGGCGGACAGCCAGTACATAGCCGAACAGGTGAGGCAGTCTGGGGGTTCTTTGCAACTTATGTCTTTCTGCTGGTTGTCATGTTTCTGCTGTTGATGGCAACGGGGCTGGATATTGTGACCGCCTTTTCTACAGTGGCTTCCTGCATGAACAACCTGGGTCCGGCGCTTGGCGAAGCAGCTGGCAACTATGAAAGTCTGCCCGATGTGGCTAAATGGATTCTGACCTTTGCCATGCTGCTGGGACGGCTGGAAATATTTACCCTACTGGTACTTTTTACCCCGGTCTTCTGGCGTTATTAA
- a CDS encoding C2H2-type zinc finger protein produces the protein MRSHTGAKPLQCPFCFKAFASERNFIRHKRIHTGEKPYECEICNKRFSDKSNFNRHKQSHTGNKPFRCPNCDKSYTSAINLTAHRKKHHSNQGTSAVTTVHSQVEPTGIVMTTTQTIASLSSVTAISNIVSSHGTACSVNRYAPAATFSTVFQEGEQTVK, from the coding sequence ATGCGAAGTCATACCGGTGCAAAACCTCTTCAGTGTCCGTTTTGTTTTAAAGCTTTTGCAAGTGAGAGAAATTTTATAAGACATAAGCGAATCCATACCGGTGAAAAACCTTATGAGTGCGAAATTTGTAATAAACGCTTTTCTGACAAAAGTAACTTTAATCGCCATAAACAAAGTCATACCGGTAATAAACCTTTTCGCTGCCCGAATTGTGATAAAAGCTACACTTCAGCCATCAACCTCACGGCACACAGAAAAAAACACCATTCAAATCAAGGAACCAGTGCTGTTACCACAGTCCATTCTCAGGTAGAGCCAACGGGTATAGTGATGACAACAACCCAGACCATCGCCTCCTTGAGCAGTGTTACGGCCATAAGCAACATAGTGTCTTCTCACGGAACGGCCTGTTCCGTGAATCGGTATGCGCCTGCCGCCACTTTCTCAACTGTTTTTCAGGAGGGAGAACAAACAGTTAAATAA
- the glyS gene encoding glycine--tRNA ligase subunit beta codes for MSKQDFLVELGTEELPPKALKKLSAAFTDGIIDGLKDAQLSFEGFESFAAPRRLALLVKGLETAQPDQKLERRGPAVKAAFDAEGNPTRAAEGFARSNGVTVEQLEQQETPKGAWLVFRAIQPGLQTKELLPEIVSKSLAALPIPKRMRWGASRAEFVRPVHWLVMLMDSEVVDCEILGLKSGNTTKGHRFHANKALTINAAADYQKLLLEEGKVVADFAARRRTIKTKVNEVAAAAGGTAVIDEDLLDEVAALNEWPVPLSGQFDKAFLEVPAEALISSMKAHQKYFHMVDAEGLLMPYFITVSNIESLDPTQVVEGNEKVIRPRLADARFFFDTDKKTTLEARRENLKPVVFQQQLGSVYDKTDRIARLAAFIAEQEGGQPELAKRAGELCKSDLNSEMVLEFPELQGIMGQYYGAFDGEAEEVCVALNEQYMPRFAGDKLPSNLTGSAVAIADKIDTLTGIFGIKQPPSGSKDPFALRRATLGVLRIIVEKKLDLDLRDLINHAIEGYKAQGVELPASEGLTETILEFMLERFRAWYQDENIPAEVFLSVMALKPSQPFDFNQRIKAVHAFSQLAEADALSAANKRVSNIMAKAGDLLIPDSVDAGLMSEEAEQVLAKALADKKVEVQPALEQRQYSQAMESLAPLKDIVDNFFDKVLVNAEDEATRLNRYALLKQLRSLFLHVADISLLQKS; via the coding sequence ATGAGTAAACAAGATTTCCTGGTTGAGCTGGGTACAGAAGAACTGCCACCAAAAGCTTTGAAAAAACTGTCTGCTGCCTTCACTGACGGCATTATTGATGGTCTGAAAGACGCGCAACTCTCCTTTGAAGGCTTTGAGTCTTTCGCTGCACCACGCCGACTGGCACTGCTGGTAAAAGGTCTGGAAACCGCCCAGCCTGACCAGAAACTGGAACGACGTGGTCCTGCGGTTAAGGCTGCCTTTGATGCTGAGGGTAACCCAACCCGTGCCGCTGAAGGTTTTGCCCGCTCTAACGGTGTCACCGTTGAGCAGCTGGAGCAACAGGAAACCCCGAAAGGCGCCTGGCTGGTTTTCCGCGCCATTCAGCCGGGACTGCAAACCAAAGAACTGCTACCTGAAATCGTCTCCAAATCACTGGCGGCTCTGCCGATTCCCAAGCGTATGCGCTGGGGTGCCAGCCGGGCTGAATTTGTTCGTCCGGTTCACTGGCTGGTGATGCTGATGGATTCTGAAGTCGTCGATTGCGAAATCCTTGGACTGAAAAGCGGCAATACCACCAAAGGCCACCGCTTCCATGCCAACAAAGCGCTGACCATTAACGCAGCGGCAGATTACCAGAAGCTGCTGCTGGAAGAAGGTAAGGTCGTTGCCGACTTTGCAGCTCGCCGCAGAACCATTAAAACCAAAGTGAACGAAGTGGCTGCTGCCGCTGGCGGTACCGCGGTGATTGATGAAGACCTGCTGGACGAAGTGGCGGCATTGAACGAATGGCCTGTGCCTCTGTCCGGCCAGTTCGATAAAGCGTTTCTGGAAGTACCGGCAGAAGCTCTGATCTCTTCCATGAAAGCGCATCAGAAATACTTTCATATGGTGGATGCGGAAGGCCTGCTGATGCCTTACTTCATCACTGTGTCCAATATTGAAAGCCTTGACCCGACTCAGGTGGTGGAAGGTAACGAAAAAGTTATCCGCCCACGTCTGGCTGACGCCAGGTTCTTCTTCGATACCGACAAGAAGACCACACTGGAAGCCCGCCGTGAGAATCTGAAGCCTGTTGTATTCCAGCAGCAGTTAGGTTCTGTTTATGACAAGACGGATCGTATCGCCCGTCTGGCCGCTTTTATCGCTGAACAGGAAGGTGGACAGCCTGAGCTGGCTAAACGTGCCGGTGAACTGTGCAAGTCAGACCTGAACTCTGAAATGGTTCTGGAGTTCCCGGAACTGCAAGGCATCATGGGTCAATACTACGGTGCCTTTGACGGTGAGGCAGAAGAGGTGTGCGTTGCTCTGAACGAACAGTATATGCCACGCTTTGCGGGTGATAAACTGCCGTCCAATCTTACGGGAAGCGCTGTTGCCATTGCCGACAAAATTGACACCCTGACCGGTATCTTCGGTATCAAACAGCCACCCTCTGGCAGCAAAGACCCATTTGCGCTGCGTCGTGCGACTCTGGGTGTTCTGCGTATCATCGTTGAGAAAAAGCTGGATCTGGACCTGCGGGACCTGATTAATCATGCTATTGAAGGTTACAAGGCACAGGGCGTTGAACTGCCGGCCAGTGAAGGCCTGACAGAAACGATTCTGGAATTTATGCTGGAGCGTTTCCGTGCCTGGTATCAGGATGAGAATATTCCTGCCGAGGTGTTCCTGTCAGTCATGGCTCTGAAGCCTTCCCAGCCGTTCGATTTTAACCAGCGAATTAAAGCCGTTCATGCTTTCAGCCAGCTGGCTGAAGCCGATGCACTGTCAGCTGCCAACAAGCGGGTTTCCAACATCATGGCCAAAGCCGGTGATCTGCTGATTCCGGATTCTGTCGATGCTGGCCTGATGAGCGAAGAAGCTGAACAGGTTCTGGCGAAAGCTCTGGCTGACAAGAAAGTAGAAGTTCAGCCTGCCCTTGAACAGCGTCAGTACAGTCAGGCAATGGAGAGTCTTGCACCATTGAAGGACATTGTTGATAACTTCTTCGACAAGGTACTCGTGAATGCAGAAGACGAAGCCACTCGCCTGAATCGTTATGCGCTGTTGAAGCAGCTTCGCAGCCTGTTCCTGCACGTTGCTGATATTTCGTTGTTACAGAAATCCTGA